In the genome of Haemophilus pittmaniae, one region contains:
- a CDS encoding thiol:disulfide interchange protein DsbA/DsbL has translation MKYLSIHRTLILLFIQLLALNVFAVQRGNQEFSKQSSPHLPPVEINQFIDGRDYFSYQEPILQPVLQDGRISVRFFFEYDCRVCSSAQDILQLFSQLRPNKILLQEFPVATEESQFSALVFYTLIGLGMPELSDKLLFETSEKGRFAELATLDKIRRWAISQGIDKNEFSRVLHSQEVQKSLKEAISLTEEYGVFTFPYVVLDGRYVLTASTLYNDDYAVAVLDFLVNKIEQERKK, from the coding sequence ATGAAATATCTATCGATTCATCGCACGCTCATTTTATTATTCATCCAGCTGTTGGCCTTAAATGTATTTGCTGTGCAGCGAGGGAATCAGGAATTTTCCAAACAAAGTTCACCGCATTTACCACCGGTTGAGATAAATCAGTTCATTGATGGACGGGATTATTTTTCTTATCAGGAACCGATTTTACAACCAGTTTTGCAGGATGGACGAATTTCGGTTCGTTTTTTCTTTGAATACGATTGTCGGGTATGTTCCTCAGCACAGGATATTTTGCAGTTATTTAGTCAGTTAAGACCAAATAAAATTTTGTTACAAGAATTTCCAGTAGCGACGGAAGAAAGTCAATTTTCAGCTTTGGTGTTTTATACTTTAATAGGTCTAGGAATGCCGGAGCTTTCCGATAAATTACTTTTTGAAACCTCAGAAAAAGGTCGCTTTGCCGAATTGGCAACTCTAGACAAGATACGTCGTTGGGCTATTTCTCAAGGGATTGATAAGAATGAATTTTCACGGGTTCTGCATTCTCAAGAAGTACAAAAATCACTGAAAGAAGCAATAAGTTTAACTGAAGAATATGGGGTTTTTACTTTTCCTTATGTGGTCTTGGATGGACGTTATGTGTTAACGGCAAGTACTTTGTATAACGATGATTATGCTGTGGCAGTACTAGATTTTTTAGTAAATAAAATAGAACAGGAAAGAAAAAAATAA
- a CDS encoding 5'-methylthioadenosine/adenosylhomocysteine nucleosidase, producing the protein MKIGIVGAMAQEVEILSQLMTDKVETKIASAVILEGKINGKEVALLQSGIGKVAAAIGTTALLQLSRPDVVLNTGSAGGIAKGLKVGDIVISDETRYHDVDVTAFGYEKGQLPANPAAFLSDKNLAELAEEIALSQGQNVKRGLICSGDSFINSEDKINQIKADFPHVTAVEMEATAIAQVCHAFNVPFVVVRAISDAGDGEASMSFEEFLPLAAKQSSALVLGMIDRL; encoded by the coding sequence ATGAAGATTGGGATTGTGGGTGCGATGGCACAAGAGGTGGAAATTTTATCTCAATTAATGACAGATAAAGTTGAAACTAAAATTGCGAGTGCGGTGATTTTGGAAGGTAAAATTAATGGCAAAGAGGTTGCGTTATTGCAATCCGGCATCGGCAAAGTCGCTGCTGCTATTGGTACGACAGCATTATTACAACTGTCTCGTCCTGATGTGGTGTTAAATACTGGATCGGCCGGCGGTATCGCAAAAGGTTTAAAGGTTGGTGATATTGTCATTTCGGATGAAACTCGTTATCACGATGTGGATGTTACCGCATTTGGGTATGAAAAAGGGCAATTACCAGCGAATCCGGCAGCATTTCTTTCCGACAAAAACTTAGCTGAGCTGGCGGAAGAGATTGCTTTATCGCAAGGGCAAAATGTAAAACGTGGTTTGATTTGTTCGGGTGATAGTTTCATCAATAGTGAGGATAAAATTAACCAAATTAAGGCAGATTTTCCTCATGTAACAGCAGTTGAAATGGAAGCAACAGCAATTGCACAAGTTTGTCATGCCTTTAACGTACCTTTTGTGGTTGTTCGAGCTATTTCTGATGCAGGCGATGGCGAAGCGAGTATGTCTTTTGAAGAGTTCTTACCGTTAGCTGCAAAACAGTCTTCGGCATTAGTATTAGGGATGATAGATAGACTGTAG
- the recJ gene encoding single-stranded-DNA-specific exonuclease RecJ, protein MNKIIKRRPLSGNTSLDSNPLLDRLYRARNIKSVDELDRGLGAMLNPNLLHGIKQAVSLLIEARQQQHKIVIVGDFDADGATSTALAMAALKMLGFDNVDFLVPNRFEQGYGLSIPVAELALQKQVQLLMTVDNGVSSFEGVEFLKSQGVRVLITDHHLPPERLPHADAIVNPNLAECNFPSKNLAGVGVAFYLMLALRSKLRQQGFFDSCNQPNLAELLDLVALGTIADVVPLDQNNRILAYQGLQRIRARCCRPGILALLEVANRETEKLTAADLGFAIAPRLNAAGRLDNMSLGVELLLAEDMQKARALALELDQLNQTRKEIEAGMKLEALQICRNLFNHKSSLSAEEQTEMNPLVTEMPLGIALYQADWHQGVLGILASRIKDQYHRPVIAFAREQDGLLKGSARSIEGVHMRDLLERISLIHPDMILKFGGHAMAAGLSIRETDFTKFQQIFSQTVGEWLDESALQGVIWSDGELAANDLTINTAQLLKSGGPWGQGFPEPLFDGEFNILQQRLIGAQQNHLKMLLEPKNGGALLDGIAFNIDTRYFPDLSIKQARLAYKLDINEYRGQRNIQLLVDYIEPLNG, encoded by the coding sequence GTGAATAAAATTATCAAGCGTCGTCCCTTATCTGGAAATACTTCACTAGATAGTAATCCTTTATTAGATAGATTGTATCGGGCGCGTAATATCAAAAGTGTTGATGAGTTGGATCGCGGTTTGGGAGCAATGCTAAACCCAAATTTACTGCATGGGATTAAACAGGCGGTTAGTTTGTTGATTGAGGCCCGTCAACAACAGCATAAGATAGTGATCGTGGGGGATTTTGATGCCGATGGGGCAACCAGTACGGCACTAGCCATGGCCGCATTGAAAATGCTTGGCTTTGATAATGTTGATTTTTTAGTTCCAAATCGATTTGAACAAGGATATGGATTAAGTATTCCGGTAGCTGAATTGGCATTACAAAAACAAGTGCAATTGTTGATGACGGTGGATAATGGCGTGTCCTCATTTGAGGGCGTTGAGTTTTTAAAATCTCAGGGCGTTCGGGTATTGATTACCGATCATCATTTACCTCCGGAGCGGTTGCCGCATGCCGATGCAATAGTAAATCCCAATTTGGCTGAATGTAATTTTCCTTCAAAAAATTTGGCAGGTGTCGGCGTTGCTTTTTATTTAATGTTGGCTTTACGCAGTAAATTACGTCAACAGGGCTTTTTTGATAGTTGTAATCAACCTAATTTGGCGGAGTTATTAGATTTAGTTGCGTTGGGGACAATTGCCGATGTGGTACCGCTAGATCAGAATAATCGTATTTTGGCTTATCAAGGATTACAGCGGATTCGGGCAAGATGTTGTCGACCTGGAATTTTAGCGCTGTTGGAGGTTGCCAATCGAGAGACGGAAAAATTAACCGCCGCAGACTTAGGATTTGCAATAGCACCAAGATTAAATGCAGCAGGGCGTTTGGATAATATGTCACTTGGTGTTGAGTTGTTACTGGCTGAGGATATGCAAAAAGCACGGGCGTTGGCACTGGAGCTAGATCAGCTCAATCAAACCCGTAAAGAAATTGAAGCAGGAATGAAATTAGAGGCATTGCAGATTTGTCGTAATTTGTTTAATCATAAATCATCATTATCCGCTGAGGAACAAACGGAGATGAACCCCTTGGTTACAGAGATGCCTTTGGGGATAGCGCTTTACCAGGCGGATTGGCATCAAGGTGTATTAGGTATTTTGGCATCCCGAATTAAGGATCAATACCATCGACCAGTCATTGCTTTTGCTCGTGAACAGGATGGTCTGTTGAAAGGTTCCGCACGTTCAATAGAGGGCGTGCATATGCGTGATTTATTGGAGCGCATTTCTTTAATTCATCCGGATATGATTTTAAAATTTGGTGGACATGCTATGGCGGCCGGATTAAGTATTCGTGAAACGGATTTCACTAAATTCCAGCAAATTTTTTCACAAACCGTTGGCGAATGGTTGGATGAGAGTGCTTTACAAGGTGTCATTTGGAGTGATGGTGAGTTAGCCGCCAATGATTTAACAATAAATACTGCACAATTATTAAAGAGTGGTGGGCCTTGGGGGCAAGGATTCCCAGAGCCTTTATTTGATGGAGAGTTCAACATTCTACAGCAACGTTTGATTGGTGCGCAGCAGAATCATTTAAAGATGTTATTGGAGCCAAAAAATGGCGGAGCCTTATTAGATGGCATCGCATTTAATATCGATACTCGTTATTTCCCCGATCTTTCTATAAAACAGGCGCGTTTGGCTTATAAACTGGATATTAATGAATACCGTGGGCAGCGTAATATTCAGTTGTTGGTTGATTACATTGAGCCACTGAATGGATAA
- the dsbC gene encoding bifunctional protein-disulfide isomerase/oxidoreductase DsbC produces the protein MKKVLAALLMVASATAMANDAAIKAKLQTLGARQVEISDSPLKGIKIVNTEQGLLYASEDGNYVLQGKLYQLTDKGPVDVAGKVLMNKLNAMQNEMIVYPAKNEKYVVTVFMDITCHYCHLLHQQVKEYNDLGITVRYLAFPRTGLNSQTARQMEAIWTAEDRAFALNEAEKGNLPKALKDPNIVKKQYELGIQFGVAGTPSIVTANGEVLGGYLKPADLLTALQGQ, from the coding sequence ATGAAAAAAGTATTGGCCGCGCTTTTAATGGTGGCTTCAGCGACAGCAATGGCAAATGATGCAGCAATTAAAGCTAAATTACAGACTTTAGGTGCCCGTCAGGTAGAAATTAGTGATTCTCCATTGAAGGGAATTAAAATCGTAAATACTGAACAAGGCCTGTTGTATGCTAGCGAGGACGGCAATTATGTGTTGCAAGGTAAGCTTTATCAATTGACCGATAAAGGGCCGGTTGATGTTGCCGGTAAGGTATTGATGAATAAGCTTAATGCGATGCAGAATGAAATGATTGTGTATCCGGCTAAAAATGAGAAATATGTAGTTACAGTATTTATGGATATTACTTGTCATTACTGTCATTTATTACATCAACAGGTTAAAGAATATAACGATCTTGGGATTACTGTACGTTATTTAGCTTTTCCGCGTACCGGCTTAAATTCCCAAACAGCCCGTCAAATGGAAGCAATTTGGACAGCCGAAGATCGCGCATTTGCTTTAAATGAAGCGGAAAAGGGCAATTTACCCAAAGCCTTAAAAGATCCGAATATTGTGAAAAAACAATATGAATTGGGGATTCAATTTGGCGTAGCTGGGACTCCGAGTATAGTCACCGCTAATGGTGAAGTGTTAGGTGGTTACCTGAAACCGGCCGATTTATTGACGGCATTACAAGGGCAGTAA